In Dama dama isolate Ldn47 chromosome 9, ASM3311817v1, whole genome shotgun sequence, the following proteins share a genomic window:
- the LOC133062870 gene encoding olfactory receptor 2T3-like, whose protein sequence is MYSGNQNSQNQTSSDFILVGLFGETKHALLLYTVTFIFFLMALAGNALLIILVCLEPRLHTPMYFFISQLSLMDLMYISVTVPKMLLGQVTGDHTISPSGCGIQMFFYLTLAGAETFLLSAMAYDRYAAICRPLHYPLLMNQRVCVCLVSGCWFLGMVDGLLLTPIAMSFPFCHSRKILSFFCEAPALLKLSCYDISLYKMLMYLCCILMLLIPIVVISSSYAFILHLIHRINSAKGHRKAFATCSSHMTVVLLFFGATIYTYMLPDSYHTAEQDMMVSAFYTIITPVLNPLIYSFHNKDVTGALRSRMQLGLSLEKVVKGKV, encoded by the coding sequence ATGTACTCAGGGAATCAAAATTCACAGAATCAAACGTCAAGTGATTTCATCCTTGTGGGGCTCTTTGGTGAAACCAAACACGCCCTCCTCCTCTACACTGTGACCTTCATCTTCTTCCTGATGGCCCTAGCTGGGAACGCCCTCCTCATCATCCTCGTCTGCCTGGAGCCCCGcctgcacacccccatgtacttcttcatcAGCCAGCTCTCCCTCATGGACCTCATGTACATATCTGTGACTGTGCCCAAGATGCTCCTGGGCCAGGTGACAGGAGATCATACAATTTCTCCCTCAGGTTGTGGGATCCAGATGTTCTTCTATCTGACGCTTGCTGGAGCTGAGACTTTTCTCCTGTCTGCCATGGCCTATGACAGATATGCTGCCATTTGCAGACCTCTCCATTATCCTCTGCTGATGAACCAGAGAGTCTGTGTATGCCTGGTGTCTGGATGCTGGTTCCTAGGAATGGTGGATGGTTTGTTGCTCACACCCATAGCCATGAGCTTCCCCTTTTGTCATTCCAGAAAAATCCTGAGTTTCTTCTGTGAGGCTCCTGCCTTGCTGAAGCTCTCCTGCTATGACATCTCCCTCTATAAAATGCTCATGTACCTATGTTGtattctcatgctcctcatcccCATTGTGGTTATCTCAAGCTCATATGCCTTCATCCTGCACCTCATCCACAGAATTAATTCAGCCAAGGGCCACAGGAAGGCTTTTGCCACCTGCTCCTCACACATGACTGTAGTGTTACTATTCTTTGGTGCCACCATCTACACCTACATGCTTCCCGATTCCTACCACACAGCTGAGCAAGACATGATGGTGTCAGCCTTTTATACCATCATCACCCCTGTGCTGAACCCCCTCATTTACAGCTTCCACAATAAAGACGTCACAGGTGCTCTGAGGAGCAGGATGCAATTAGGACTGAGCCTAGAGAAAGTTGTAAAGGGGAAAGTCTAG